The Prevotella herbatica genome contains the following window.
ATGGGACCTAATGGATCTGGAAAGTCTACTCTTAGTGCTGTACTTACAGGTAATCCATTATATACTGTTACAGAGGGCGAGGTCATTTTCAGCGGTAATGACCTTTTGGAAATGAAACCAGAAGATCGTGCACGTTCAGGTTTGTTTCTTTCTTTTCAGTATCCAGTTGAAATTCCTGGAGTTTCAATGACAAACTTCATGCGTGCCGCTATAAACGCAAAACGTGAGTATGAGGGGATGGAACCTCTTAATGCTGGAGATTTCATGAAACTGATGCGTGAAAAGCGTAAACTCGTTGAACTAGATTCAAAACTATCACATCGTTCTGTAAACGAAGGATTTTCTGGTGGTGAGAAAAAACGCAATGAGATATTCCAGATGGCTATGCTTGAACCAAAGTTGAGTATCCTTGATGAAACTGATTCTGGTCTTGACGTAGACGCGATGAGAGTTGTAGCTGATGGTGTGAACAAAATGCATACAAGCGAGACTTCAGCTATCGTGATTACTCACTATGAACGACTCCTTGATATGATTAAACCTAACTTTGTTCATGTTCTTTATAATGGTCGTATCGTTAAGACTGCCGGACCTGAACTGGCAAAGGATATTGAGGCTCGTGGATACGACTGGATTAAGGAAGAGGCTGATGCAAAGTTTGGACAGGATTAATATGTTCCCTCTATAAGGGAAATATAGCTTTTTTATTTGGATTTTTATTATGCAAGAAGATATTAATAATAATAAGGCTCAAAACCCTTTAGGTTCTTTACAACCTAAAGTTGAGACTCAGTATGTGGAGTTGTATGAAAGTACATCAGCCACACTTAAGAGTCATTCAGCCGAAGTCATGAATAAAGTGCGTGATAAGGCTTTTGAAGATTTCAAGAAGTTGGGATTCCCGTCTCGAAAAGTTGAGCGTTATAAATATACCGATATGGCTAAGTTGTTTGAACCTAATTATGGTTTGAATATTAACCGATTGGATATTCCAGTGAACCCTTATGATGCCTTTAAGTGTGATGTGCCTAACCTAAGTACATCATTATATTTTGTTGTCAACGATAGTTTTTATACTAAAGTTCTTCCGCAGGCACATCTTCCAGAGGGTGTAATCGTTGATTCTTTGAGTAGTGTTGCTTCAAAAAAGCCTGATTTTATCGCTAGATATTATTCTAAAATTGCATCTACAGATGAAGATGCAATTACAGCTCTTAATACGATGCTAGCTCAGGACGGACTGTTTGTTTATATTCCGAAGAATGTAAAGGTGGACCGTGCCATACAAGTGATTAATATACTTCGCTCTGATGTTGACCTAATGGTTAATCGTCGTGTGCTTATTGTCCTTGATGAAGGTGCAGAGGCTAAGTTTCTGTTTTGTGATCACTCTGCCGATGATCGTAATTTCCTATCTACTCAAGTTATAGAGGCGTATGTAGGAGAAAATGCAAACTTAGAACTGAATTGTCTCGAAGAGACACATCTTAAAAATACGCGAGTAAGCAACGTATATATTCAGCAGCTAGCTAATAGTCGTGTAAATCATAATGTTATCACATTGCATAATGGCATAACACGCAATCTGCTAGATTTAGTATTTGAAGGCGAAGGAGCTGAATGTCAGTGTAACGGTTGTGTGATAGCTGACAAGAATCAGCATGTAGATAACAATACTCTTATAGATCATAAAGTAGGTCATTGCACAAGTAATGAACTTTATAAATATGTTCTTGACGATGAAGCTACTGGTGCTTTTGCCGGAAGAGTTCTTGTACGTCATGGAGCTCAGAAAACTGTAAGTCAGGAAACAAACCGAAATCTTTGCGCCACGAAGAAAGCAAGAATGTACACTCAGCCAATGCTTGAGATTTATGCAGATGATGTGAAGTGTGCTCATGGTTCAACAGTTGGTCAACTTAATGATGCTGCGATGTTCTATATGAGACAACGTGGTATCGGTGAAAAAGAAGCCAAACTGCTTCTCGAATTTGCATTTATCAACGAAGTAATTGATAAAATGGAACTTGAGCCGTTGCGTGATCGTTTGCATCATCTTGTAGAAAAACGTTTCCGTGGTGAGCTGAATAAATGTGAAGGTTGTAAACTCTGCAAGTGATTTCAGGTTGGTGAAAAAGATTAATTTGTAATGATATGTATGATATAAATAAGATTCGTGAGGATTTCCCAATATTGTCAAGAACAATTTATGATAAGCCGTTGGTATATTTTGACAATGCCGCAACGACTCAGAAACCTTTGTGTGTTCTTGATGCAATGCGTGATGAATATCTGAATGTCAATGCCAATGTGCATCGTGGTGTACATTGGTTGAGCCAACAGGCTACGGAATTGCATGAGGGAGCTCGTGAAACTGTAAGAAAGTTTATCAATGCTAAGTCTACCACAGAAATCGTTTTTACTCGTGGCACTACTGAAGGACTTAATCTCGTAGCTTCTTCATTCTCCGATGAGTTCATGAAAGAGGGTGACGAGGTTATTGTTTCAGCTGTAGAGCATCATTCAAATATTGTACCTTGGCAGTTACAGACACATAAGAAAGGTATAGTTCTTAAAGTCATTCCAATGGATGATTTTGGTAAGCTGGATATCGATGAATTCAGTAAAATGATAACATCACGCACCAAAATTGTAAGCGTAAGCCATGTAAGTAATGTTCTAGGAACGATTAATCCCGTAAAGGATATTATTCGTATCGCGCATGAACATGATATTCCTGTAATGGTAGATGGTGCGCAAAGCACTCCACACTTTGCTGTGGATATGCAGGATTTGGATTGTGATTTCTTCGTGTTTAGTGGACATAAAATATATGGTCCTACGGGTGTTGGTGTGTTGTATGGAAAAGAAGCATGGTTGGATAAATTGCCTCCTTATCAGGGTGGTGGCGAAATGATTGAGAACGTTAGTTTTGAAAAGACTACTTTTGAACGCCCACCATTGAAGTTTGAGGCAGGAACTCCTGATTACATCGCTACAACAGGACTAGCAAAGGCTTTGGATTATGTTACAGATTTAGGTCTTGACAACATCGTCAGTCATGAGAAAAAACTTACAGCCTATGCAATTAACAAGATGTTGCAGTTTGATGGCATGAAGATATTCGGAATTGATGACAGTAAACCTGTTACTGAAGAAACTCTATGCAATCATGATGCAGTGATAAGTTTTCAGTTACGTGATATTCACCACATGGATATGGGCATGATTCTTGACCGTCAGGGAATAGCTATCCGTACAGGTCATCATTGTGCACAACCGCTTATGCAGCGTCTTGGGGTGCTTGGTACTTCACGCGCCAGCTTTGCTCTATATAATACAATAGAAGAAATTGATGCTTTTATTGCTGGTATTGATAAAGCGTCTAATATGTTTAAAGGTTCTTCTTGCACGCCAAAACAGCTTTAACGAACCATGCACAGCATATAGCACGAGCAATAAAGCCGATGTTTACGGGGAAAACTGCAAATACGAATGCTATTTGTGCATTGAGAAGTAGCAGTGTTTGCTTAATGCTAATCTTGCGTTCCAATACTGCTGAGTAGTATTTGGCTAGCGCAGTGATTGGTGACTTTACTTTGTTTGCAATACTGTTCAGAATGTTTATCTGACTGTTAGATGTAGAAACTTCTCTTTTGATATAGATATTCTTTTCCATATTGTAATTGTTTTAACTTGTTTATCTTTTACAACTGCAAAATTACTCGCATTTGTGGAAATATCTTTTCATACCAAATAATCAAACGTTAATTTAGTTAACTAGTAACATTTATTAACAACAATATGTTAGAACCACATTATTATAAGGAACTTATTGAGGCCGGATGTGATGAGGCGGGACGTGGATGTCTTGCTGGAAGTGTTTATGCAGCAGCAGTGATATTACCGCCTGACTATGATAATCCCGAATTAAATGATAGCAAGAAGTTGAGTGAAAAGAAGCGTTATGCATTGCGTGAACAGATTAAGCATGATGCTGTAGCTTGGGCTGTAGGTATAGTTACGCCTGAGGAGATAGATAAGATTAATATCCTTCATGCTAGTTTCTTGGCAATGCACCGTGCAATAGCCCAACTGAAAGTGCGTCCGCAGGGTCTTATCATTGATGGAAACCACTTTGATCCTTATGTATATTCTGAAGGTGAAGAAAAGAAACAACTTCCTTACACTTGTATAGTGAAGGGAGATGGAAAATATCAGAGTATAGCCGCTGCTAGTATACTTGCTAAGACATATCGTGATGACTATATGCAGCAGCAGGCGCTTATTTATCCACATTATGACTGGGAAAATAATAAGGGGTACCCAACAAAAAAACATAGAATAGGAATACTTAACTACGGAATTACCCCAATTCATCGTAAAAGTTATAATCTGCTTGGCGGTGAATTGAGTCTGAATTTTAAAGAATGAAACCATGAAGAAGCTTGGTAATGAACTCACGTTGATTCAACTAATGACGGACGGTAATGATTATACCGCAGAGGATCTTTGCAATCATTTGGGATGTACACGCCGTAATCTTTATTATTACCTTCAGTTTCTTCGAGAATATGGTTTTGGCGTAATCCGTAATGAGAATTATTATAGTCTTGATGTGAATTCTCCTTTCTTCTCTAATATAGCTTCTTCGGTGAACTTTACATTGCAAGAAGCAGTACTCATACATAATCTTGCTGATAGTGCTGAACAGAAAAATCCAGCGGTTTTATCGGTAAAAAAGAAGCTTGAACGATATTATGATCTTCGCTTTTTCTCTGATTCAAAATATCAGAAAAAGCAATTACGCAACTTAAAGGATATTAGTGACGCTATTGCTTCCAGACGTATAGTATGCCTGCAAAAGTATTCTTCTCCGCATAGTCATACATTTACTGATCGAGTTGTGGAACCTTTTTTGTTATTCAATGACAATCAGGACGTGCGTTGTTATGAACTGGCTTCTGGAAAAAATAAAACATTTAAACTATCAAGAATAACAAATGTAGAAGTTTATGATGCTCCTTGGATACATGCTGCCGAGCATAGGAAGGTTTTTACAGATGTGTTTTCTTTTAGTGGTGAAGAGTTGTATCCTGTAAAACTCCTTGTTGGTCAGCTTTCTTATAATTTGATGATGGAAGAATTCCCCATTTCATCGGCATCATTCTCTCAGAAAGATGAAAATCATTGGATAGTGTCTCTTGACGTAGTAAGTTATCTAGGTATTGGTAGATTCGTACTTGGACTTTACGATGATATAGAAATCCTTGAAGGTGATGGCTTCAAGGATTACATAAAGTCCAAGATAGAAAAAATGCTACCATAGATAACTTTTGCTTATTTTATGTTGTTCAGTGGTATTACGGTTTCATTACCTTCTTTGTTTCATTGCCTTGTTTAATAATGAAGATGCCTTTACCAGAGATAGTATTTCCATCTGTAGTAACATTTAATAATTTGCCGCTAATGTCGTAAATCCTTATGTTCTTATCGTTGTTTTCTTTCTCGTTTTTAACTTTGTCAATACCTGTCAGAGTAAGTGCACCATCATTAGTCTTTGTGAGCGTGTATGATATTACATCGTGAGTGATAAAACTTCTAACAGGACTCCAACTAGTCTCATTTGTGGCTTTACTAGCTATGTAAACTTTGTAAGTGCCAGGAGAAAGATTTGAAATATCTAAATTTCCTTGAACTTCTTTACCATAAGTAAATCCACTTAAAGACTCATAGCTATGTTCTTGAAAGAAGTTGTATATTGGTGTTAATACAGAAGTAGATGTGTTTTCACAAATAATAGCGAAGTCACCAGTGAAAGTTTTATACGCAAAGTTATAGAAAGCTGTCATTGTAATGCTAAGTTTGTTGTCTGGACTAATTGAGAAACTGCAATTTTTGTCAGTTCCCCATATAGAAAAGTCACTTCCTGTCGCATCAGGATGTGGATCAAAACCTATAATCATATCGTTACCTTCAGAAAATGTTGTTCCAGAACTGAATTCCTCACCTAAACCAGAAGGAGTCAGATCGAAAATATCATACCATCCGTCGCATGCGCCGCCCCATCCCCAGTTTACGTCTACGTTGCCTTCTGTGTTTATTCCGTCAAAAACAAAGGCATGGCCTTCTTTTGTTTTTGTAGATCCACCATATAGAATAGGACGCAGTTGCTTAATTTCATTGTAAATCATTTGTGCCCATTCATCATCTGTATATAATTCTTTTTGCAAGAATTTTAATGAATATGGATTATATGAGAAGTTATTCACGAAAGATATTGCAGCATCATAATCAGTGGTTCCACTTCCGTCGATACCATATTCCATATTTGCTCCACAGCCAGCATCTCGCATTAGTGTAGCAACGGCTATATTCGCGGGAGTGATGGCATTGCTAGTTAAATATGTATTTGACATATTGTTCCAGTCGTATGTCGTATTGATTGTTGCCGATCTTATTACAGTATCTTTATCCACAACTATGGAAAACCCTCCGCTGCCTTTACCTGTTTTTGGATAATTGTAATACTTTAAAATCTGCGACATAGCCGTTGCTACACATCCGGTATAGCCATGCGTAAGTGAGCCAACCTTAGGACATAATAAATTATATGGCGTTCCTTGGTTCCATTTTGTTGTTATAAGAGGATCTATTGTTGTAGAAACAGATATAGAAGTTCGCCCCATATTATTGGCATCTCTGTAGGCCATAGATTTAGATATATTTTCCATCCACCATTTAAATCCCGGGGCTACATTAGTAGAATCGTAGTCATGCTCAGATTCACCTATAACGGCAGGGAATGTATTACTGCGGCTTATTACAACGAATCCTGCACCTTTTGCACCATAGATAGCAAATTGGTCTGTGTCCTTCATAACTTTTACTTCGTTGTCTATTATTGAAGAACCCTTTGCCATGCTTTTGCTGGCAAGCTTCTCTTGTGCAATTTTTATCATTTCGCTGCGATTGCGGTTATCTGCAAATGTATTAAGGCTTGAAGCGAAAACAGCAATCGAAAGGACTAATAATCTTATCATAATTGATAAATGTATAATGTGAATATTGGGGATCTTATGTTATATATTCTGCAAATATAACTTCTTTTTTGTAATGTACAAAATAATTTTAACAATCCATCTCTTTTATGCTTAGTAATGTGCGCAAACTAATTTATAACGAAGAAATTTTAACTTGCTTTACAATAATGATAAATAATGTATGCATACTAATAACTTTTTGAATTAAAAAGTAGGATTGTCAATTAGTAAATACTCAGCATGCTATGTCTATATTAAATATTTAATGAAACGTTATGATTAACAATATTTTGTTATGTTCATATTTGTACACTTTGTCCATTTGTTTTAAAATTAGCTTTTAAACTGTAACAAAATCATTATAAAAATCGCATATCTATGGCATTTTTGATAATAATAGTAACTTTTTGCATAAAAAATTTGGTTATATTCTAAACATTCTTTAAATTTGTGCCCGTATACAACAATAGTGTTTTAGATATTTTTATTGAAGTACGAGAAAAGAATGTTAATGCGTTCTTGATTTATAATAAAATAATGTCCGCCTTGTGATTAAGGTTCGGACAAATCTGTTGGCAAAATATATTAGATGACAATACAATTTTTAATTAAGAGAGAGATTTTTATGGAAAAAAGACTAACAATGATTTTAGCAGGTCTATTCCTTTGTTTAGGAATGGCATTTGCTCAGACACAAGTCTCTGGTACTGTAACTTCCTCAGAAGACGGACAACCTATTGTAGGTGCTTCCGTTAGAGTGGTTGGTACAAGTACAGGTACAGTTACTGATGTTGATGGAAATTTTTCGCTGGTTGCTCCGGCAAATGCGAAATTGAATTTCTCGTATATTGGTATGATGCCAAAAACACTTAAGGCTTCAAGCAATATGAAGATTAAGCTTGAACCTGATAACAAAACTATTGATGAAGTTATTGTTACTGGTTATGGTAACTTTAAGAAATCTTCGTTTACAGGTTCTGCTAGTACTATGGATGCAACGAAACTTGAAGATGTTCCAGTTGTTTCTGTTGAAGACAAATTAGCCGGAAGTGTATCTGGTGTTACTGTAACTTCTTCTTCAAGTGCTCCTGGTGCAATTAGTAATATACGAATCCGTGGTATGGGTTCTGTCAATGCAGGAAATAATCCTCTCTATGTAATAGATGGAACTCCTGTTGCTTCATCAAATTTAAGTGAGTTTAATACTTCTGATGGTAATGGTTATAATGATGCTGGTACAAGTGTGTTAGCAACATTAAACCCTAATGACATCGAGTCTATTACTGTAATTAAGGATGCAGCAGCTGCATCTCTTTATGGTTCTCGCGCTGCTAATGGTGTGATTGTTATCACGACCAAGAGTGGTAAAAAGGGTAAGACTAAGATTGATTTTAGAAGTGATTTAGGTTTTTCTAATACAGCAATCAATTATCGTCCACAGTTGAGTGGTGATGATCGTCGTCAGTTACTTTGGACTGGATTGAATAATTATTCAATAACAAATGGTAGCACAGCTGCTGCAGCTGCTACTTTTGCCGATAATAATATTGACAAATATGCTTCTGTTCCTGCAAATGGTTATACAGATTGGAAAGATCTTCTTTTTAAGACAGGTAGTCATCAAAACTATCAGGTAAGTTTGTCTGGTGGTAGCGAAAGTACAAAGTTCTATGCATCAATGGCTTATATGAAGCAGGACGGTATTCTTCACAATCAGGGATTGGAACGTTTTACAGGTAATGCAAGTATAACTCATGATTGGAATAGATTCTCTTTACGTGTAACAACATTGATTTCTAAAATGAATCAAAGTCTTGTTGATGAGGGGACTGCTTACGATGGAGCTTTGGCAAACTATTGTTTCTTCCAGTCACCATCAAGTACACCTTATAATACTGATGGCTCTCTAAATACTGGATGTGGTATGAACGGTGTCAATCCGCTTTATGAGCTACAGCATACTTCAGATAAGAATATAGTAAAAAGATCATTCTCAACTGCACAACTTACATATAACATCTGGGATAACTTGAAGTTGAGTGAGAAATTAGCTTATGATTATACTGATGGTAGAGAGAATGTGCTTTGGGATAGATATTCTAATAATGGTGCTCCTGGTGCGGTAATGCAGCGTATTATAAATGAATATGAAAAATTAAATACTCAAACTCAACTTTCTTATATCAAGAGCTTTGGTCAGCATAATGTGGATGCATTATTGGGCTTTGAAACAGAAGATTATACTTACAGATATGATTATTCGCATGGAAGTGATTATCCTGGAGCTTTATATGAGTTAGAAAATGCTGGTACAACTTCTGCACAATCTGATAAGAAAGGCTATAGAATGACCTCTTTCTTGGGTCGTGTAAATTATAACTTTGCCAACAAATATTATTTGGGCGCAAGTTATCGCCGTGATGGAAGTTCACGTTTAGCACGTCAAAACCGTTGGGGTGATTTCTGGTCATTGTCTGGTTCTTGGAGATTTACTGAAGAGAAATTCATGAACCCAGTTAAGAGTATAATTACTGATGGTAAAGTACGCCTTTCTTATGGTGTGAACGGTACACAGCCTTATGATTATTATTCTTATATGAATTTGTATCGATATGGTATCTATTATAATGGTATGTCTGGTATAGGAGTAACTACTATTGGAAATAGTGACCTTAAGTGGGAGAAGAATAAGACTTTAAATATAGGTCTTGATTTAACTTTGTTGGATAGATTTACCGTTACATTTGATTATTATAACCGTAAAACAAGTGATTTGATTTTTGATAAGCCTGTTTCTGCTGTTACAGGTTTGTATTCTAATTCAGGAACACCTTCTGCACCAATTAATGTTGGTTCTTTAGTTAATAAGGGATTTGAGTTGTCATTGACTTCTGTTAATATCAATAAAAAGGATTTCAATTGGACCACAACTTTGAATATGTCACATAATAGCAATAAGGTGGAAAAACTTACTGGTGATGAAAACGAGATTATTAGTGGAGTCCTAATACATAGAATTGGTAAACCTTATTATTCTTATTATATGTATGAGTATGCTGGAGTTGATAAAGCAACAGGTAAGGAATCTTATTATATCAACGATGGAACAGACAATGCACGTAATACTACTACTGATGTCTCTAAGGCAAAGCAGGCGATTGTTGGCCAACATCAGGCTTCAATTGAAGGTGGACTTACAAATAATATTAAATGGAAGTTTATTGATTTAGGATTTACATTTACATATTCTCTTGGCGGTGATGCTTATGATTATGCATCTTGGCAACATTCTAATGGCGGTAGTTATTTATACAATGGTGCAGTCCCTTCATATTATAAACTTTCTGATATATGGTCTCCGGATAACACTGATGCAACGTTGCCGAAATTTGAATATGGTGGTGTGAGGGTAAATTCTTCTCGTTGGTTGATGCCTACAGACTATTTGCGTTTGAAGAATCTCTCTTTAGGATTCACTGTGCCTAGAAACTATATTGCAAATCTTGGCATAGACAGAGTTCGTGTTTATTTCTCTGCAGCAAATCTCTTGACTTGGAAATCAAAGAATTTGATTGTTGATCCAGAAATGCCTGTTGATGGACTTTGTACTTTTGAAACACCGGCATTGAGAACTTATACCTTTGGTATAGAACTTGGTTTTTAATTTAAAATAAGAAGGAAATGAAAATATTTAAGATATGCAATTTGACATTGCTGGCAATGATGATGCTTGGGCTTTCGTCATGTGTTAACGACTGGTTAGATGAGTCTCCTTCAGATGGAGTTGATGCAGATAAGGCGATAACATCAAGCGAAAGTTTGGGAAGTGCGCGTACAGGTCTTTATGCAGCGTTGAAGGGAGATCATACTAATACTGATTATTATGCTGCTAATTTCTTTGCTTATGCAGAGGCTCATGGTGAGGATATTCAGTATAATAATATATCAGGAAGTAATCGTGGTAGTTTCTATTATTATATGAATTATGCTGGAGCAAATGAATTTTCTAGCACAGCAGCTGTTTGGAAATCTCCTTATATTGTTATAAGTAGAGCTTCTCGCATGATTGAGGCTGCTGAGTCTGGTAAATTGACAGATCAAAGTGAAGCTGCAAGTACTATTTCTCAGTATGAGAATGAGGCTAAGGCTTTACGTGGATTAGCTCTTTTTGATTTGGTAAGAATTTATGGAAAGCCATATACTGAAGATCAGGGCGCATCGTTAGGTGTACCTGTCGTTACTACATCTTTGCAGAGCACAGATAAACTAGCGAGAAATAAAGTTAGTGAATGCTATACTCAGATTCTCAAAGATTTGAATGACGCTATTAACTCAAAGACTCTTTCTACAGATAATACGCCAGGTTATATTGATGTATGGAGTGCAAAGGCTATTTTGTCAAGAGTCTATATGACAATGGGCAACTTCGGCGATGCACTTACTGTTTCAGAAGACATTATCAATAACTCTCCTTATAAACTATGGACGAAGGATCAATATGTTTCTGCTTGGAATAAGAAGGATGCAAACCATACAAATGAAATTATGTTTGAAATGACTATAACAAACTCTACAGATTGGACAGACCGTCCAGGTGTAGCTTATTTGTATGCTGAATCTGGAGGCGTAAATCCTGGTTATGGTGATTTGATAGCAACTAAGAGCTTCGTAGATATGCTTTCTTCAGATCCAAACGATA
Protein-coding sequences here:
- a CDS encoding RagB/SusD family nutrient uptake outer membrane protein, giving the protein MKIFKICNLTLLAMMMLGLSSCVNDWLDESPSDGVDADKAITSSESLGSARTGLYAALKGDHTNTDYYAANFFAYAEAHGEDIQYNNISGSNRGSFYYYMNYAGANEFSSTAAVWKSPYIVISRASRMIEAAESGKLTDQSEAASTISQYENEAKALRGLALFDLVRIYGKPYTEDQGASLGVPVVTTSLQSTDKLARNKVSECYTQILKDLNDAINSKTLSTDNTPGYIDVWSAKAILSRVYMTMGNFGDALTVSEDIINNSPYKLWTKDQYVSAWNKKDANHTNEIMFEMTITNSTDWTDRPGVAYLYAESGGVNPGYGDLIATKSFVDMLSSDPNDIRNGVFLSPTAAADAAFGKNKIFLNKMPAVNGDVRYSNIPLVRLSEIYLNAAEAAFNAGNKDKAATYLNDIISNRTSDATKLVSASTITADRIYIERRKELVGEGHRFFDALRRNETITRYTNDADRGWHDVLPTASKSYNRDYFKALSAIPQYEMNANSNMVQNPGYGN